A window of Fusarium verticillioides 7600 chromosome 10, whole genome shotgun sequence contains these coding sequences:
- a CDS encoding oxidoreductase, translating into MAETQGARKRYAVVGTGGRSSFFYSAIATEYSKTSCIVALCDTNQTRMNYANFKLKSLGHGEVPTYLASNFDQMIKESKPDEVIITTMDRTHNIYIVRALELGCNVITEKPMTIDAPRCKEIFSAVERTGQKVRVTFNYRYAPHNTKVFELLRSGAIGKVTSVHFEWMLNTSHGADYFRRWHRDKRNSGGLLVHKSTHHFDLVNFWLQTRPQTVFATGDLAFYGRENAEKRGETKFYTRAHGSEVAKADPFALHLDENPQLKAMYLDAEHEDAYYRDQSVFGDGISIEDTMNVLVKYRNGASLSYSLTAYAPWEGFRVSFNGTGGRLEVEVVENSYVNSGGDQAHEGSLESRKILLRPLFEKPREIKVEDGVGAHGGGDTVLLNDLFGTPVSDEYMRAASHIDGAASILTGIAANRSIATGQAINVDDILLVPSS; encoded by the exons ATGGCCGAAACTCAAGGAGCACGAAAGCGATATGCCGTTGTTGGTACCGGCGGCCgctcaagcttcttctaCTCGGCCATCGCAACAGAATACAGCAAAACGTCATGCATTGTAGCCCTTTGCGACACAAATCAGACGCGTATGAACTATGCAAACTTCAAGCTGAAGTCACTCGGTCATGGCGAGGTTCCAACGTATCTAGCCAGCAACTTCGATCAGATGATCAAAGAGTCAAAGCCAGACgaagtcatcatcacaacCATGGATCGAACACACAATATCTACATCGTCAGAGCTCTCGAACTAGGATGTAATGTCATTACTGAGAAGCCGATGACCATTGACGCCCCTAGATGCAAGGAAATATTCTCAGCAGTCGAGAGAACTGGTCAGAAAGTTCGCGTCACTTTCAACTACAGATATGCGCCTCACAACACTAAAGTTTTCGAGCTGCTGAGATCCGGAGCTATTGGGAAAGTCACAAGTGTTCACTTTG AATGGATGCTGAACACCAGCCACGGAGCCGACTACTTCCGCCGTTGGCACAGGGACAAGCGCAACAGCGGTGGCCTTTTGGTACACAAGTCAACCCATCACTTCGACCTTGTCAACTTCTGGCTTCAAACCAGACCTCAAACCGTATTTGCCACAGGCGACCTTGCCTTTTACGGCCGAGAGAACGCAGAGAAGCGAGGCGAGACCAAGTTCTACACCCGCGCCCATGGCAGCGAAGTGGCAAAAGCCGACCCTTTTGCCCTTCACCTCGATGAGAATCCCCAGTTGAAGGCTATGTACCTGGATGCTGAGCACGAGGATGCTTACTACCGCGACCAGAGCGTCTTCGGTGACGGTATCAGCATCGAAGACACCATGAACGTTCTCGTCAAGTACCGCAACGGAGCTAGTCTCTCATACTCCCTTACAGCATACGCACCATGGGAGGGTTTCCGAGTTAGCTTCAATGGAACTGGTGGACgtcttgaagttgaggtcGTAGAGAACAGCTACGTCAACTCAGGTGGTGATCAGGCACATGAGGGATCTCTAGAGAGTCGCAAGATCCTACTTAGACCtctcttcgagaagccaagagagatcaaggtcgaagatggtgttggcGCTCACGGAGGTGGAGATACTGTTCTACTGAATGATCTCTTTGGAACGCCAGTGTCGGATGAGTACATGCGAGCGGCGAGCCATATCGATGGTGCTGCCTCAATACTTACCGGAATCGCGGCTAACCGGTCTATTGCTACGGGACAAGCGATAAACGTAGATGATATTTTGCTAGTTCCCAGTTCCTGA